The genomic interval CCCGTTCTTCGCGATGCTGTTCGGAGACGCTTCCCCAGTCTTTAATTTCCGGAAAGCTGCAGTGATCTTCAGGCAGGACGGAGACATCCCACCATTGGCCATAACCGTCGCGCAGCACCTTACGACCACGGGCCAGCTGTTTCCCTTTTTTATATGAGTAGATCCAGTCGTGGGGTTCCGGACCGTCGGCTGTCAGGTAGGGCCAGAGGCTTTTTCCATCCAGTTCATAGTTTTCCGGGATTTTTACGCCCATGATATCCGCCAGGGTGGGGACAATATCCACCAGCGAAGCCAGTGCGCTGAGTTCACCTTTTCTGGTTAAATTCGGGGCGTGAATAATCAGCGGAACATGAACCCCGCGCTGCTGGTCGATCCGGCCTTTACCGAATTTGTGCGAGCCGTTGTCGGCGGCAAAAATAAAAACAGTGTTTTCATAAACGCCGAGTGCTTTGGCTTTTTCGATATAGCGCCACATGATGTAGTCGCAATAGTTGATGTGGGCGTGCAGTCCCGGTTCCGTTATGGTGCCATGCGTGTCATAGACTCCTCTGCTTCCGGTGATATTCGGTTCGGTCCGGAGGTATCGGCTGCCGTCCCATTGAATGATCGGCGTTCCCGGCCATTTGTTCCCGGAATCCGGGTTCAGCCAGTCAAAATCGCCGTGACCGAGATGTGTGGCGTGATAGACAAGAAAGGGTTTCCCGGCGTTATGCTGCCGTTCCATGAAATCGAGGCAGTAGTCGGTTTCAACATCCGGTCCATAGGTATTCAGACCGAAGGCGGCTTTAGCTTCGGGGGTATTCGGCCACCATTCGAGGCCGGCCTTTTTTCCTTTTTCATTAACCACGACCTGATGCGGGTTGAAGCCGTAGCTGCGGCGGGCCAGCGGATATCCCGGAGCCGGTTTCCCGGAATCGAGGTTTTTCACGGTGGGATTCCCATCTATATTTATTACAGTCGTCCGGAAACCGTACGGGTGATTGCGTACATCCAGTTCATCGCCGGTTCCGATCATACCTTCGGCAAAACCGAAGCGCTGGAATTCCTCACCCTGTACCTGCATCTGGGTTTTACCTGCCCAGACACTGGCATAACCGCCCATCAGCGCAATCTGTCCCATACCGATCGGGGAGCTTTCGAAGAGATACCAGGTCCGTTCACCTTTCGGGGTGCGGATTTTGCCGAAATCGCGGTTATCCCACCATTTGGTGCGTGTGGCATAGCGGCCGGTCATCATCATGGCCCGGCTCGGCATGCAGACGGTGGCACCCCAGACACTGTTAAGATAGCATCCTTCCGTGGCCAGCCGATCGAGTACCGGGGTACGGGCCCGGTATTTCGGATCGGAGGTGTCGCCGCCCTTCGGTTTTGTCCATACGGTGCTTCCATAGACAGGCAGTTCGCGCGGGCTGATGTCATCCGCAAAAAGAATAACCACATTGGGCCGAGTTTCACTGAAACTGGTTAAAATGCTAAGAAAGGTAAGAAATGCAGCGATGACCAGCGTCCAGTAGACCGAATGAGAGGGGATCGGCAGTCTTTCTCTGCCGGGAGCTTCTGCTGGCCCTTTTTTCTTATTCATGGCATCTGAATGTAACGAATTCATTATTCATACTCCGGTAGAATGGTCAGCAGTTTTTCTCTTTCCGCTTGGTGCACTTCGGAAACGCGGTCCCAGTCTTTAATTTCGGGATAGGTGTTGTAGTCTTCAGGTTCTGAAGAAACATCCCACCAGCGGTTATTACCGTCCCGCATCACGTGGTGTCCGCGAATAATCTGATTTCGTTCCTGATAGGTATAGACCCAGTCGCGGTGCGTCTGTTTGTCACCGAAAAGAAAGGGCACCATGCTGACACCGTCATAGACATAATTCTCCGGAATCTCAAAACCGGTCAGTTCAGCGATGGTCGGCCACAGGTCGACGATGCCGGCCATAATATCCTGTCGTCCCTGTTTGGTCATACCGGGGGCATAGATGATCATAGGAACATGACACCCTTTCTGGTGGTCCGGGCTGTTTTTTCCGTACCCGCCCGAGCCGTTATCGGCCGTAATGATGAAGACGGTGTTGTCTAAAATATCCATCTCTTCAAATTTCTGCAGATACTGCCAGATCTGAAAATCGATATAGTTGATATGGCTGTGCATGCCGGGTTCGGTCACTGTGCCATGGGTATCATAAACCCCCTTGTCACCGGTAATTTTTGGTTCGGTACGCGTGTAGCGTCTGCCATCCCAGTGGATTTTCGGCGTGCCCGGCCAGCTGGAGGTTGAGCGGCTGTCGAGGAAGTCAAACTGGTCGTGCCCCAGATGCGATGCATGATAAATGAAGAAGGGTTTAGCCTCGTCCTTCCGGCGGTCGATGAAATCGAAGATGAATTCCATTTCAAGATCGGGTCCATAGGTGTGCCGTCCGAAATTCTTTTTCGCTTTCGGAGTATTCGGCCACCAGACCAGTTTGCCCGGGGCCGACGGATTGTTCCAGAGCCGGACATTAGGCTGCCAGTACCAGCTGTCCTGTGCATAGGTCTTTTTTTCGATGGGTTTGCCGGTATCCATATTGATCAACACGCGTTTGCCGTTGAGGGTTTGCGGGTCGAGCTGGAAATCGCTGTATGGATTGGTCGGTTCGGCGAGCAGGCCGGGAGTGATCATGGCTTCGTCGAAACCGTATTTGCTATAATCTCCTGAGAGATGGAATTTTCCCGCCCAGTAGGTGGCATAGCCCGCCTGACCGGCCACATGGCTCAGTAGAATGGGTGTGCTGTCATAAATATGATATGCCTCATTCCATCCGCCGGCCTTTTTCACTTTGCCGATGTCCCGGTTGCTCCACCAGGTCTGGCGGTGGGCATAGCGTCCGGTCAGCAGCATGGCCCGGCTTGGTTTACACAGGGTGGCCGCCCAGGCGGAGGTGATCCAGCAGCCCTGTTCAGCGAGCTTATCCAATACCGGGGTACGGGCCCGGTATTCGGGGTTCGAAGTATCTCCACGTTCCGGAGGGCTCCACTGCGGGGTTCCATAGATCGGAAATTCCCGCGCACTGATATCGTCCGCAAAGTAGAGCACGATATTGGGTTTAACCGGCATCTTGCCGAGAGTGATGCCGGATACGCAAACTGAGATGAGCAGAAGTCTGCGCATTAATTAAATTCTTCGAAGGGGTGGGGCATTCCGGCCAGATAGGCCGACAGCTGTTTTTTCATTTCGGCCAATGTTTCTGCATAAGCCGGATCATAGGCGAGATTGTTCTGTTCGAACGGATCCTTTTCCAGATCGTAAAGCTGATCGGCATCAAAATAAGCCGGATATTCCCGGTCACCATCCATGATGACGCCTTTGCTGACATTGTCAGGTGTGTTTTCCCGGCCGTCCCATGAAACGCGTCTGCGCCGCTGCTGCTCCAATGCCTGGATAGCATCCTGTTTCATGGCTTCTTCAATGTCCGCCGGAGCACGGCAGGCGATGTATTTGAAGCGGTCTGTGACCACCCCGCGCGTATGCATGATTTCAAGATAGAGCGATTCGCGAGCGGTTTCGGATTTCCCGTTGAGCATTGGCGCAAAGCTTTGTCCGTCCCGTCCGACATCGCCGGCATCCGTGCTTCCGGAGATATCGAGAATGGTACTTACGAGATCGACATTGGAGCAGATGCCGGCCGCCCGCGTGCCCGGTGTTGTATGGTTCGGCCAGCGAATTACGGTTGGCACCCGTGCTGTTTCTCCGATGGTGTTTTTGCCGCGGCTCTGGTGATCGGAAGTGAACACAAAAAGGGTATTCTCCGCCACGCCGAGTTCGTCGAGTTTTGTCAGTACTGCACCGAGAGCGTCGTCAATATGTGTGCCGTAGGCGTTGACCATCGGCAGACCGGCTTCTTCCACCCGGCGTACGACATCGGCATAGGAGGGCATACAAGCGGGAACTTCATCAAGCCATCCCCCGGGAGAACCGTGAGGATCACGTTCGAACCAGAATGGCGCGTTGGGGTTGCGGGCCTGAGAATCGTAATACTGCCGGTGCGGCAGAGGGAGGGCGATGTAGAGGTAGAACGGTTTTTCGCTCTCCTTAGCTTTATCCAGAAAATCGAGTGCGCCCTGCATCACCCAGGGAAGGTTTTCGAGTCGGAGTTCTTTGGGAGCTTTAAGTGCACCGACGTTGCCGATCTGAATGCTGGCGGCAAAATCAAACCCCTGTTCTTTTTCCATGGTACGGCATTCAATACGCTGGGCTTCTTTCACTTTTTCATTCACGCCGGGATCTGAGAGTTTGGCATTGCGCAATTCCGCATTATACATACCTGCACCATGACCGTTGTGCCACTTACCGACCATGCCGGTGAAATAGCCGTTTTGCCGGAGCACCTTCGGCAGTGTATTTTCTGACGATGGTAATGTGGCACTCCAATCAACACTGGCGGGTTTTCCGGGTTTATATTTTTTCTGGAAGCCGGTGGAGCGGCTGGCATAGCGCCCGGTCAGCATGGAGTAGCGACTGGGCGTACAG from Verrucomicrobia bacterium S94 carries:
- a CDS encoding sulfatase; translated protein: MNKKKGPAEAPGRERLPIPSHSVYWTLVIAAFLTFLSILTSFSETRPNVVILFADDISPRELPVYGSTVWTKPKGGDTSDPKYRARTPVLDRLATEGCYLNSVWGATVCMPSRAMMMTGRYATRTKWWDNRDFGKIRTPKGERTWYLFESSPIGMGQIALMGGYASVWAGKTQMQVQGEEFQRFGFAEGMIGTGDELDVRNHPYGFRTTVINIDGNPTVKNLDSGKPAPGYPLARRSYGFNPHQVVVNEKGKKAGLEWWPNTPEAKAAFGLNTYGPDVETDYCLDFMERQHNAGKPFLVYHATHLGHGDFDWLNPDSGNKWPGTPIIQWDGSRYLRTEPNITGSRGVYDTHGTITEPGLHAHINYCDYIMWRYIEKAKALGVYENTVFIFAADNGSHKFGKGRIDQQRGVHVPLIIHAPNLTRKGELSALASLVDIVPTLADIMGVKIPENYELDGKSLWPYLTADGPEPHDWIYSYKKGKQLARGRKVLRDGYGQWWDVSVLPEDHCSFPEIKDWGSVSEQHREEREMLLKVLEKNNIYETEYNAPR
- a CDS encoding sulfatase, yielding MRRLLLISVCVSGITLGKMPVKPNIVLYFADDISAREFPIYGTPQWSPPERGDTSNPEYRARTPVLDKLAEQGCWITSAWAATLCKPSRAMLLTGRYAHRQTWWSNRDIGKVKKAGGWNEAYHIYDSTPILLSHVAGQAGYATYWAGKFHLSGDYSKYGFDEAMITPGLLAEPTNPYSDFQLDPQTLNGKRVLINMDTGKPIEKKTYAQDSWYWQPNVRLWNNPSAPGKLVWWPNTPKAKKNFGRHTYGPDLEMEFIFDFIDRRKDEAKPFFIYHASHLGHDQFDFLDSRSTSSWPGTPKIHWDGRRYTRTEPKITGDKGVYDTHGTVTEPGMHSHINYIDFQIWQYLQKFEEMDILDNTVFIITADNGSGGYGKNSPDHQKGCHVPMIIYAPGMTKQGRQDIMAGIVDLWPTIAELTGFEIPENYVYDGVSMVPFLFGDKQTHRDWVYTYQERNQIIRGHHVMRDGNNRWWDVSSEPEDYNTYPEIKDWDRVSEVHQAEREKLLTILPEYE